Proteins co-encoded in one Actinomadura luteofluorescens genomic window:
- a CDS encoding MFS transporter: MDADTRRWAALGLLCAANFMVVLDSQIVLLALPSVERDLGFTGGGAQWVMSAYLLGFGGLLLLGGRTADLAGRRRTFLAGTGLFLVASLLCGSAWNGGALIGARVAQGVSAALMAPSALSILTATFAEGPARNRAIAVWASVGGFGATAALLVGGPLTGGLGWRSIFFLNVPAAVLLLALGPSLLDESRGGARRGYDPVGALTVTLAASATVYGVVRIPETGWTSAWTAGSLAVAVVAGVAFVLAESRSRAPLVPLRTFRSRRLTGGNVVTLAAAMAVFGTSLALSRYAQDVLGYSPLAFGFATAVLPLAAVAGSAAAQAALRRATVRAVAPAGLAVMAAGCLVLARVPAGGYASVLLPGLALLGLGLGASGVAGSVAALAGGAEGDAGLASGINTAAFQFGGAFGVAVASTAVLSWADGTGPDAGFRAAFAASGGIALAGAAVAAALLRTPARRRVSEPVKVTTR, translated from the coding sequence ATGGACGCGGACACGCGCCGGTGGGCGGCGCTCGGGCTGCTCTGCGCGGCGAACTTCATGGTGGTGCTCGACTCGCAGATCGTGCTGCTGGCGCTGCCGTCGGTCGAGCGCGACCTGGGGTTCACCGGCGGCGGGGCGCAGTGGGTGATGAGCGCCTACCTGCTCGGCTTCGGCGGCCTGCTGCTGCTCGGCGGCAGGACGGCGGACCTGGCCGGGCGGCGCAGGACCTTCCTCGCCGGGACGGGGCTGTTCCTCGTGGCGTCGCTGCTGTGCGGGTCGGCCTGGAACGGCGGGGCGCTGATCGGCGCCCGGGTCGCGCAGGGGGTGTCGGCGGCGCTGATGGCGCCGAGCGCGCTGTCGATCCTGACCGCGACCTTCGCCGAGGGGCCGGCGCGGAACCGGGCGATCGCCGTGTGGGCCAGTGTGGGCGGGTTCGGCGCGACCGCGGCGCTGCTGGTCGGCGGCCCGCTCACCGGCGGGCTCGGCTGGCGGTCGATCTTCTTCCTGAACGTGCCGGCCGCGGTGCTGCTGCTCGCCCTCGGGCCGTCGCTGCTCGACGAGAGCCGGGGCGGGGCGCGCCGCGGCTACGACCCGGTGGGCGCGCTGACCGTGACGCTCGCGGCCTCGGCGACGGTGTACGGGGTCGTCCGGATCCCCGAGACGGGCTGGACGAGCGCCTGGACGGCCGGGTCGCTCGCGGTCGCGGTCGTCGCCGGGGTGGCGTTCGTGCTCGCCGAGTCGCGCTCGCGGGCGCCGCTCGTCCCGCTGCGCACGTTCCGTTCCCGCCGCCTCACCGGCGGGAACGTGGTCACGCTGGCCGCGGCGATGGCGGTGTTCGGGACGTCGCTCGCGCTGTCCCGGTACGCGCAGGACGTCCTCGGCTACTCGCCGCTCGCGTTCGGGTTCGCCACGGCGGTGCTGCCGCTCGCGGCGGTCGCCGGGTCGGCCGCGGCGCAGGCGGCGCTCCGGCGGGCCACCGTGCGGGCGGTCGCGCCGGCGGGGCTGGCGGTCATGGCGGCGGGCTGCCTCGTGCTGGCCCGCGTGCCCGCGGGCGGCTACGCGAGCGTCCTGCTGCCCGGCCTGGCGCTGCTCGGACTCGGGCTCGGGGCGTCCGGGGTGGCCGGGTCGGTCGCCGCGCTGGCCGGGGGCGCCGAGGGCGACGCGGGCCTGGCGTCTGGGATCAACACGGCCGCGTTCCAGTTCGGCGGCGCGTTCGGCGTGGCCGTCGCGTCCACCGCCGTCCTGTCCTGGGCGGACGGGACCGGGCCCGACGCCGGGTTCCGCGCGGCGTTCGCCGCCTCGGGCGGGATCGCCCTCGCGGGCGCCGCGGTCGCGGCCGCCCTGCTCAGGACGCCGGCCCGGCGACGAGTTTCCGAGCCGGTGAAGGTCACAACCCGATAG
- a CDS encoding NAD-dependent epimerase/dehydratase family protein: protein MRLLMLGGTEFVGRAIAEEGLARGWDVTVFHRGRHEPPQGAGSLHGDRTAEGGLKALEDGEWDAVVDTWSGAPSAVRDTARLLEGRVARYVYISSRSVYRFPEPSGLGEEAEVVDGSPDDGEVDYAATKRGGELAALDVYGAGALLVRAGLILGPYENIGRLPWWLTRMARGGDVLAPGPRDAGLQYIDVRDLAIWTLDAVERALGGPYDLVSPPGHTTMRELLQTCIDVTGASANLVWTAPEKILEAGIEPWTDLPAWLPPGETYDMLHQGNVGKALSAGLRCRPVQETVADTWAWLQSIGGTAPQRPDRPVLGLAPEKENEVLGSR, encoded by the coding sequence ATGAGGCTTCTGATGCTGGGCGGGACGGAGTTCGTCGGACGGGCCATCGCCGAAGAGGGCCTTGCCCGCGGCTGGGACGTCACGGTCTTCCACCGGGGTCGCCATGAGCCGCCCCAGGGCGCCGGATCGTTGCACGGCGACCGCACCGCGGAAGGTGGTCTCAAGGCACTCGAGGACGGGGAATGGGACGCCGTCGTCGACACCTGGTCCGGCGCACCGTCCGCTGTCCGCGACACCGCGCGCCTGCTCGAAGGACGTGTCGCACGGTACGTCTACATCTCCAGCCGTTCGGTGTACCGGTTTCCGGAACCGTCCGGGCTCGGCGAGGAAGCCGAGGTGGTGGACGGCTCCCCGGACGACGGCGAGGTCGACTACGCGGCGACCAAGCGCGGTGGGGAACTGGCGGCGCTCGACGTGTACGGGGCCGGCGCCCTCCTGGTGCGGGCGGGCCTCATCCTGGGCCCGTACGAGAACATCGGGCGGTTGCCCTGGTGGCTGACGCGCATGGCGCGAGGCGGCGACGTCCTCGCGCCCGGCCCGCGCGACGCCGGCCTCCAGTACATCGACGTGCGGGACCTCGCCATCTGGACCCTGGACGCCGTCGAGCGCGCGCTCGGCGGACCCTACGACCTGGTCAGCCCGCCCGGCCACACGACGATGCGCGAACTGCTCCAAACCTGCATCGACGTGACCGGGGCGAGCGCGAACCTCGTCTGGACGGCCCCGGAAAAGATCCTTGAAGCGGGCATCGAGCCGTGGACCGACCTTCCCGCCTGGCTCCCGCCTGGGGAGACCTACGACATGCTGCACCAGGGCAACGTCGGCAAGGCTCTGTCCGCAGGGCTGCGTTGCAGGCCCGTGCAGGAGACGGTCGCGGACACCTGGGCCTGGCTCCAGTCGATAGGCGGCACGGCACCGCAGCGCCCCGACCGTCCCGTCCTCGGCCTCGCCCCAGAGAAGGAGAACGAGGTCCTGGGCTCCCGCTGA
- a CDS encoding DUF7800 domain-containing protein: MTALVLGPHLRHVSHHTATIWVETDRPCEVRVVNREQGVDAAARTFTAHGHHYAVVEIDGLAAGARIPYEVLADGETVWPEAGAGFPPSHIRTLREHGELRISFGSCRRSPGTVEEYGHDALTAFADRLRTGGEDTVWPDVLLMVGDQVYADELTPQMREFISGRRAPGSPPDGEVADYEDYTQLYKLAWHDDPAVRWLLSTVPTFTIFDDHDIRDDWNTSYTWRREMWAQPWWKARITGGIGSYWIYQHLGNMSPQDRASDPVFEAVRAASEETGDAGAVLDAFAEKADKQPETMRWSYAHDWAGTRLIVVDSRCSRLLTADRRGMLDDEEFDWLDGRCQGGMDHLLIASSLPYLLPMAIHHAESWNEAVAEGAWGRRGAAVGEKIRQAADLEHWAAFERSFRAVAAGVVAVGRGERGPAPASISFLSGDIHYSYLARITEPATQSKITQIVCSPLRNPLEGKFRWANRIAYSRSAGRPFRLLAKLAKVPAPPIRWRMTNGPWFDNAIATVELSGRECGVRWETPGTGGTMSEMGRAGIT; this comes from the coding sequence ATGACCGCTTTGGTACTCGGCCCCCACCTCCGGCACGTGAGCCACCACACCGCGACGATCTGGGTGGAGACCGATCGTCCCTGCGAGGTCAGGGTCGTCAACCGGGAGCAGGGGGTGGACGCCGCCGCCCGCACCTTCACCGCGCACGGCCACCACTACGCCGTCGTCGAGATCGACGGGCTCGCAGCAGGGGCGCGGATCCCCTACGAGGTCCTGGCGGACGGCGAGACCGTCTGGCCCGAGGCCGGCGCAGGGTTCCCCCCGTCCCACATCAGGACGTTGCGCGAGCACGGTGAGCTGCGCATCTCCTTCGGCTCCTGCCGCCGCTCACCCGGCACCGTCGAGGAGTACGGGCACGACGCCCTCACCGCGTTCGCCGACCGGCTCCGGACCGGCGGGGAGGACACCGTCTGGCCGGACGTCCTGCTCATGGTCGGCGACCAGGTGTACGCCGACGAGCTGACCCCCCAGATGCGCGAGTTCATCAGCGGCCGCCGCGCGCCGGGCTCGCCGCCGGACGGCGAGGTCGCCGACTACGAGGACTACACCCAGCTCTACAAGCTCGCCTGGCACGACGACCCGGCCGTCCGGTGGCTGCTGTCCACCGTCCCCACCTTCACGATCTTCGACGACCACGACATCCGCGACGACTGGAACACCTCGTACACGTGGCGCCGGGAGATGTGGGCCCAGCCCTGGTGGAAGGCGCGCATCACAGGCGGCATCGGGTCGTACTGGATCTACCAGCACCTCGGGAACATGTCGCCACAGGACCGGGCGTCCGATCCCGTGTTCGAGGCCGTCCGGGCGGCCTCCGAGGAGACCGGCGACGCGGGCGCCGTCCTGGACGCGTTCGCCGAGAAGGCCGACAAGCAGCCCGAGACCATGCGCTGGAGCTACGCCCACGACTGGGCCGGCACGCGCCTGATCGTCGTCGACAGCCGGTGCTCGCGCCTGCTCACGGCCGACCGGCGCGGCATGCTCGACGACGAGGAGTTCGACTGGCTGGACGGCCGGTGCCAGGGCGGCATGGACCACCTGCTCATCGCCAGCTCGCTCCCCTACCTGCTGCCCATGGCGATCCACCACGCCGAGTCGTGGAACGAGGCCGTCGCCGAGGGCGCGTGGGGCAGGCGCGGCGCGGCGGTCGGCGAGAAGATCCGCCAGGCCGCCGACCTGGAGCACTGGGCCGCCTTCGAGCGGTCGTTCCGCGCCGTCGCCGCCGGCGTCGTCGCCGTCGGGCGCGGGGAGCGCGGCCCCGCGCCGGCGAGCATCTCGTTCCTGTCCGGCGACATCCACTACTCCTACCTGGCGAGGATCACCGAGCCCGCCACCCAGTCGAAGATCACCCAGATCGTCTGCTCGCCGCTGCGCAACCCGCTGGAGGGCAAGTTCCGGTGGGCGAACCGCATCGCCTACTCGCGGTCCGCCGGCCGGCCGTTCCGCCTCCTGGCGAAGCTGGCGAAGGTGCCCGCCCCGCCGATCCGGTGGCGGATGACGAACGGCCCCTGGTTCGACAACGCCATCGCCACCGTCGAACTGTCCGGACGCGAGTGCGGCGTGCGGTGGGAGACCCCGGGGACCGGCGGCACGATGTCCGAGATGGGACGCGCCGGCATCACCTGA